In Oryza sativa Japonica Group chromosome 2, ASM3414082v1, the following are encoded in one genomic region:
- the LOC107278170 gene encoding probable serine/threonine-protein kinase At1g54610, with product MSHSSSRSSSLFHLHLFFPHHRRRRRRHRSGAGAIDDDMGCAQGKPSQGSPARSDGRGIDHLMRKNRYVPVASSRLSDPLPAAAPAAARLLLRPQGQQQDAARGSGRRAATAAVERELQTDQRDGGNDRQTDHHQAMDESSAAAVAEAEATAAAAAVDEEETPAPAPQPAPRREDELVDGWPTWLLDNVPREALQGIVPKSADAYDKIAKVGQGTYSNVYKARERGTGRVVALKKVRFDTSESESVRFMAREMMILRRLDHPNVIRLDGIATSRMHRSIYLVFDFMYSDLTRIICRPDHRLTEPQIKCYMQQLLSGLQHCHERGILHRDIKGSNLLIDRHGVLKIGDFGLANYYGRRRPLTSRVVTLWYRAPELLLGATDYGVGIDLWSAGCLLAEMFSGRPLMPGRTEIEQLSRIFTLCGSPPDDYWRKMRLPPTFRPPRTYKPSMVDKIAFLPPPALALLATLLALDPAARGTAAQALQSSFFSTPPLPCHLSELPVVYKEEDEVAASHDGRKPKLRERSHKRRDNKPKAEEQHKDKEQNLNSSPSNKEEKIMEDTKKSAQDSKRFSDGQVQEVFPKGSPAPQDQQVPRTNTYSPDNDHHKNHKVHLVPGNDQDQQTDSNHGSLEIRSASMLEYNAPRTQGGMSKQTFVDHV from the exons ATGTCTCActcctcgtcgcgctcctcctccctcttccacctccacctcttcttcccccaccaccgccgccgacgccggcgccaccgctccggcgccggcgccatcgaCGACGACATGGGCTGCGCGCAGGGCAAGCCCTCGCAGGGCTCCCCGGCACGCAGCGACGGCCGTGGCATCGACCACCTCATGCGCAAGAACCGCTACGTCCCggtcgcctcctcccgcctctccgatcccctccccgccgccgcgccggccgccgccaggctgctgctgcggccgcAGGGGCAGCAGCAGGACGCCGCCCGCGGCAGCGgccgtcgcgccgccaccgccgccgtcgaaaGGGAGCTGCAGACCGATCAGCGGGACGGCGGCAACGATCGTCAGACTGATCATCATCAAGCCATGGATGAAagctccgcggcggcggtggcggaggcggaggcgacggcggcggcggcggccgtggatgAGGAGGAAACTCCGGCACCGGCTCCgcagccggcgccgcggcgggaggATGAGCTGGTGGACGGGTGGCCGACGTGGCTGCTGGACAACGTGCCCCGCGAGGCGCTGCAGGGGATCGTCCCCAAGAGCGCCGACGCCTACGACAAGATCGCCAAG GTGGGGCAGGGGACGTACAGCAACGTGTACAAGGCGCGGGAGAGGGGGACGGGGAGGGTGGTGGCGCTGAAGAAGGTGCGGTTCGACACGTCGGAGTCGGAGAGCGTGCGGTTCATGGCGAGGGAGATGATGATCCTGCGGAGGCTGGACCACCCGAACGTCATCCGCCTCGACGGCATCGCCACCTCCAGGATGCACCGCAGCATCTACCTCGTCTTCGACTTCATGTACTCCGACCTCACCCGCATCATCTGCCGTCCCGACCACCGCCTCACCGAGCCCCAG ATAAAATGCTACATGCAGCAGCTGCTGTCGGGGCTGCAGCACTGCCACGAGCGCGGCATCCTCCATCGCGACATCAAGGGCTCCAACCTCCTCATCGACCGCCATGGCGTCCTCAAGATCGGCGACTTCGGCCTCGCCAACTactacggccgccgccgcccgctcacCAGCCGCGTCGTCACCCTCTGGTACCGCGCCCCGgagctcctcctcggcgccaCCGACTACGGCGTCGGCATCGACCTCTGGAGCGCCGGCTGCCTCCTCGCCGAGATGTTCTCCGGCAGGCCGCTCATGCCGGGAAGAACCGAGATCGAGCAGCTCTCCCGGATCTTCACCCTCTGCGGCTCCCCGCCCGACGACTACTGGCGGAAGATGAGGCTGCCGCCGACCTTCCGCCCGCCGAGGACGTACAAGCCCTCCATGGTCGACAagatcgccttcctcccgccgcccgcgctcgccCTGCTCGCCACGCTCCTCGCCCTCGACCCCGCCGCCCGCGGCACCGccgcccaggccctgcagagcagc TTCTTCAGCACGCCGCCATTGCCGTGCCATCTGTCGGAGCTTCCGGTTGTGTacaaggaggaggatgaggttgCTGCTTCCCATGATGGAAGGAA GCCCAAACTGAGAGAGCGGTCACATAAGCGAAGAGACAACAAGCCGAAAGCTGAGGAGCAGCATAAAGATAAGGAACAAAATCTCAACAGTAGTCCTAGTAACAAAGAG GAGAAGATTATGGAGGATACAAAAAAATCAGCCCAAGATTCAAAACGATTTTCAGATGGACAGGTTCAGGAGGTGTTCCCCAAGGGGTCACCTGCACCTCAAGATCAGCAGGTGCCAAGAACAAATACTTACAGCCCAGACAATGATCATCACAAGAATCACAAGGTTCATTTGGTACCGGGTAATGATCAGGATCAACAAACAGACAGCAACCATGGCAGCCTAGAGATCAGGTCGGCATCCATGCTGGAATACAACGCGCCGCGAACCCAAGGAGGCATGTCCAAGCAGACTTTTGTGGATCATGTGTAG
- the LOC4329106 gene encoding putative pentatricopeptide repeat-containing protein At5g43820, which translates to MARRLLLLHHLRRRYSVSVSSAEDMVVSSLRILSSASPSEPTTLPPPTIHPDPDATATSPTTAAAAALLSPADRLRGVFLLKPPGRAALHRALSSTGIDAAAALSPEVLSGVVSHGNFSGAATVDFFDWAIANSKLPPSVDTCNIVIRALGRRKFFAFFEPALEIMRKNGVSPDISTLEIIIDSLIAARHVNTAIQLINTDHFGLGVWQTCQRKEIFTVLINCLCRRSHVGLASSLLQASRGETIDLDNHMYNEVIGGWARFGRVDKVEHFWETMLEDGLVPDQVSYCHLIEALGRANRAEEALQVFEKMVHEGYCPTTMAYNALIFNFISVGNFDRCIKYYKDMLDNNCPPNIDTYRKMIRAFLRERKVADALQMFDEMLSRGILPSTGMITLFIEPLCTFGPPHAALLIYKRSRKAGCRISMKAYKLLLERLAMFGKSGTVLQIWEEMQESGHPSDKEIYEFIVNGLCNVGKVDAAVSVVEESIRKGFCLGRVVYGKLNNKLLEMNKVETAYNLFKKVRDARVIANSRNYWRANGWHF; encoded by the coding sequence ATGgcccgccgtctcctcctcctccaccacctccgccgccgctactccgtctccgtctcctcCGCCGAGGACATGGTCGTCTCCTCCCTCCGCATCCTCTCCTCAGCTAGCCCTAGCGAACCAACCACTCTCCCTCCTCCTACCATTCATCCCGATCCGGATGCAACGGCGACGAGCcctactactgctgctgctgctgctctcctATCCCCCGCCGACCGCCTCCGCGGGGTCTTCCTCCTCAAGCcccccggccgcgccgccctccaccgtGCTCTCTCATCCACGGGcatcgacgccgccgctgccctctcACCGGAGGTGCTTTCCGGCGTTGTCAGCCACGGCAACTTCAGTGGCGCCGCCACTGTCGACTTCTTTGACTGGGCCATCGCAAACAGCAAGCTCCCGCCATCCGTCGATACCTGCAATATTGTCATCAGGGCTTTGGGCAGGAGGAAATTCTTCGCCTTCTTCGAACCCGCCCTGGAGATCATGCGTAAAAACGGCGTGTCTCCTGACATAAGCACGCTGGAGATCATCATCGATAGTCTGATTGCTGCTCGGCATGTCAACACAGCCATCCAACTGATCAACACTGACCATTTTGGACTTGGAGTTTGGCAAACTTGCCAGAGAAAGGAGATCTTTACTGTCCTCATCAACTGCCTCTGTCGGAGGTCGCATGTCGGTCTCGCCAGCTCGCTCTTGCAGGCTTCTCGTGGAGAGACGATTGATCTTGATAACCATATGTATAATGAGGTTATTGGTGGTTGGGCGAGGTTTGGGAGGGTTGATAAAGTGGAACATTTCTGGGAAACGATGCTGGAAGATGGGCTTGTACCCGATCAGGTTTCATATTGCCATCTCATCGAGGCATTGGGTAGAGCAAACCGGGCTGAGGAAGCACTACAGGTGTTTGAGAAGATGGTACATGAGGGATATTGTCCAACCACGATGGCTTACAATgcacttatttttaattttatatcgGTGGGAAATTTTGACAGATGTATCAAGTATTACAAAGATATGTTAGACAACAATTGTCCTCCAAATATTGACACATACAGAAAAATGATAAGAGCCTTTTTGAGGGAGCGCAAAGTGGCTGATGCACTTCAAATGTTTGATGAAATGTTGAGTCGAGGAATTCTGCCAAGTACTGGGATGATTACGTTATTCATTGAACCACTCTGCACATTTGGGCCCCCTCATGCTGCCTTGCTGATCTACAAAAGGAGTAGGAAGGCTGGTTGTAGAATATCCATGAAAGCTTATAAACTTTTGCTTGAAAGGCTCGCTATGTTCGGGAAGAGTGGAACAGTTCTACAGATTTGGGAGGAGATGCAAGAATCTGGGCATCCATCTGATAAGGAGATTTATGAGTTTATTGTGAATGGGCTCTGTAATGTTGGTAAGGTTGATGCTGCTGTTTCTGTGGTGGAGGAATCAATTCGGAAAGGCTTCTGTCTTGGTAGAGTTGTTTATGGCAAACTGAACAACAAATTGTTGGAGATGAACAAAGTTGAGACTGCATACAATTTGTTCAAGAAGGTCAGAGATGCACGTGTAATTGCTAATTCACGTAACTATTGGCGTGCTAACGGTTGGCACTTCTGA